One region of Thermosipho affectus genomic DNA includes:
- a CDS encoding acyltransferase: MCISKDAIIGKNVTFGHNVVIEKDAVIGDNVIIGHNVVIHSGTIIGSGSVISDNTVLGKKPFKASTSATTEDKELKPLKIGNFVTIGANCVIYKGAILEDFVFVGDLASIREEVRIGKKTIIGRGVTIENKTRIGKYVKIETEAYITALSVVEDYCFIAPEVTFTNDNFLGRTEKRKKFFKGPIIRKGARIGANATILPGVIVEEDALVAAGSVVTKNVPAKKIVAGVPAKVLKDVPDEQLLINQTYYKK; encoded by the coding sequence ATGTGCATATCCAAAGATGCAATTATTGGAAAAAATGTGACATTTGGCCACAATGTGGTTATAGAAAAAGATGCTGTGATAGGTGATAATGTTATTATAGGACATAATGTGGTAATTCATTCTGGAACTATTATTGGAAGTGGATCTGTGATATCAGATAACACAGTTCTTGGAAAAAAGCCATTTAAAGCATCTACTTCAGCCACTACTGAGGATAAGGAGCTAAAACCGTTAAAAATTGGTAACTTTGTGACGATAGGTGCAAACTGTGTTATTTATAAAGGAGCTATTCTTGAGGATTTTGTTTTTGTTGGGGATTTGGCTAGTATACGAGAAGAGGTGAGAATAGGTAAAAAGACTATAATAGGTCGAGGAGTAACCATTGAAAATAAAACTCGTATAGGAAAATATGTAAAAATAGAAACAGAGGCGTATATTACTGCTTTATCAGTAGTAGAAGATTACTGTTTTATAGCTCCGGAGGTTACTTTTACAAATGATAATTTTCTTGGTAGAACGGAAAAAAGAAAGAAATTTTTTAAAGGGCCGATTATAAGAAAGGGAGCAAGAATAGGGGCTAATGCAACAATACTCCCAGGTGTGATTGTCGAAGAAGATGCACTTGTAGCAGCTGGTTCTGTAGTTACAAAAAATGTTCCTGCAAAAAAGATAGTGGCAGGTGTTCCTGCAAAGGTTTTAAAAGATGTACCAGATGAGCAGCTGTTAATAAATCAAACATATTACAAAAAATGA
- a CDS encoding ATP-binding protein, protein MFIGRERELKSLNELYKDDKFQFVVVYGRRRVGKTTLLLEFCKEKPCIFYVADESVDSISLEKFSKEVFSYFHLNGLSSFRTWEEAFNFLGERSKEKRLVVVIDEFQYLVNSNKSIPSILQKLIDHHLKNTKLFLIICGSYVSFMEKEVLGYESPLYGRRTAQFEITTFDFFDSKKFFLKYDLKRQVSVYGILGGTPQYLITFDENLDVFENVKQKILNKLSYLYEEPRFLLREELREPMLYNSILEALATGRTKLNEIATKIKVNNAKVSKYIDTLINLKIVEKIKPEPIGKTGRSSIFKIKDNFFRFWYRFVFENRELIEQGLLDTVLEKKIKPFINDYLGGVFEDIAFEYLKKMNKNGKLPFVFERIGKWWGNNPIKKQKEEIDIVAYDKENILFGECKWKNGLVDMTIVKKMIDKSVLFDFKNKFYVFFSKNGFTDEVVNFSKVSGNILLFSLNDLINLF, encoded by the coding sequence GTGTTCATAGGCAGAGAAAGAGAACTGAAAAGTTTGAATGAATTATACAAAGATGATAAATTTCAATTTGTTGTTGTATATGGTCGAAGACGAGTTGGAAAAACTACTTTACTTTTAGAGTTTTGCAAGGAAAAACCTTGTATTTTTTATGTAGCTGATGAATCTGTAGACAGTATATCTTTAGAGAAGTTTTCAAAAGAAGTTTTTTCATATTTTCATTTAAATGGTTTAAGTAGTTTTAGAACATGGGAAGAGGCATTTAATTTTTTAGGTGAAAGGTCAAAGGAAAAAAGGCTGGTTGTGGTAATAGATGAGTTTCAATATCTTGTGAATTCCAACAAAAGTATACCATCGATTTTACAAAAATTGATAGATCATCATTTAAAAAATACTAAATTATTTTTGATTATCTGTGGTTCGTATGTTAGTTTTATGGAAAAAGAGGTTTTAGGATATGAAAGTCCATTGTATGGTAGGAGAACCGCACAATTTGAAATCACAACATTTGATTTTTTTGATAGTAAAAAGTTCTTTCTAAAGTATGATTTGAAACGTCAAGTTAGTGTGTATGGGATTTTAGGTGGAACACCTCAATATCTAATAACTTTTGATGAAAATTTGGATGTTTTTGAAAATGTAAAACAAAAAATTTTAAATAAGTTGTCTTATTTATACGAAGAGCCAAGATTTTTATTGCGTGAAGAGTTAAGAGAGCCAATGTTGTACAATTCTATTTTAGAAGCACTTGCGACTGGAAGAACAAAATTAAATGAAATTGCTACAAAAATAAAAGTTAATAATGCCAAGGTTTCGAAATATATAGATACGCTAATTAATTTGAAAATAGTTGAAAAAATCAAACCAGAACCAATAGGCAAAACTGGAAGAAGCAGCATTTTTAAAATTAAAGACAATTTTTTCAGATTTTGGTACAGATTTGTCTTTGAAAATAGGGAATTAATTGAGCAAGGATTGTTGGATACCGTGTTAGAAAAAAAGATTAAACCGTTTATAAATGATTACTTGGGGGGTGTATTTGAGGATATAGCCTTTGAATATCTAAAAAAGATGAATAAAAATGGAAAATTACCATTTGTTTTTGAAAGAATAGGAAAATGGTGGGGAAATAATCCTATAAAAAAGCAAAAAGAGGAAATAGATATAGTTGCTTATGATAAAGAAAATATCCTTTTTGGAGAATGCAAATGGAAAAATGGTTTGGTTGATATGACTATTGTAAAAAAGATGATAGACAAAAGTGTCTTGTTTGATTTTAAAAACAAATTTTACGTATTTTTTTCAAAAAATGGTTTTACAGATGAAGTTGTTAATTTTTCAAAGGTTAGTGGAAATATCCTATTGTTTAGTTTAAATGATTTGATTAATCTTTTTTAA
- a CDS encoding P-loop NTPase fold protein encodes MNENEIREILQALYDTPLSSKNLLVNRDEEINSLNAICFYQPKGVYGLCGETGGGKTTILNFIEPGVGKRVYVRLTEKESKEIIIGDMLYKLAKEIEKHEEKGKLLTTAKKSIEFIIEERSETRSIGASGGIFVSGNFSKTTTHTRKFNIYHAYELLDDILNLLIEKYNRIILLIDELDKEKKEEVLIILDSLKNIFDKQGLIVILSLPFAIYREYAKDRLRWNESGNLENILKDTYFLEPLSNEQIQEVILKRLRKYPDFLDSDALYEIARYSDGNPRDALWISQQIVLNNLHKKRITGNIAVKTIKKITKKYFENSLQLTDLQEAVLNTITQYGNRNIIVKKLEEKGIKRQTAYTYINRLKENGLIIERNGQLKVSGKIFYIISK; translated from the coding sequence GTGAATGAAAATGAAATAAGAGAAATCCTTCAAGCGCTTTATGATACTCCCTTATCTTCAAAAAATCTGCTTGTTAATAGGGATGAAGAAATAAACTCCCTTAATGCCATATGTTTTTATCAACCAAAAGGGGTGTATGGTCTCTGCGGTGAGACTGGTGGGGGAAAAACAACAATACTGAACTTTATCGAACCTGGTGTGGGAAAAAGAGTTTACGTAAGGCTTACAGAAAAAGAAAGTAAAGAAATAATAATTGGTGATATGCTGTACAAACTTGCCAAAGAGATAGAAAAGCATGAAGAAAAAGGCAAGCTTTTAACTACTGCAAAAAAATCAATAGAGTTTATTATTGAGGAAAGAAGCGAGACCAGGTCTATAGGAGCAAGTGGGGGAATTTTTGTTAGTGGAAACTTCTCAAAAACTACTACTCACACAAGAAAATTTAATATCTATCATGCTTATGAGTTGTTAGATGATATTCTCAACTTATTAATTGAGAAATATAACAGAATAATATTACTTATAGACGAACTTGACAAAGAAAAAAAAGAAGAAGTACTAATAATTTTAGATTCATTAAAAAACATATTCGATAAACAGGGATTGATAGTAATACTATCTCTCCCATTTGCTATATATAGAGAATATGCAAAAGACAGATTAAGATGGAACGAATCTGGTAATCTGGAAAATATTTTAAAAGACACTTATTTTTTAGAACCTCTTAGCAATGAACAAATACAAGAAGTAATCTTAAAAAGGCTAAGAAAATATCCTGACTTTTTAGATAGCGATGCTTTATACGAAATAGCAAGATATAGTGATGGAAACCCAAGGGATGCTTTATGGATCTCTCAGCAAATAGTTTTAAACAACCTTCACAAGAAAAGAATAACAGGCAATATCGCTGTAAAAACCATTAAAAAAATCACAAAAAAATATTTTGAAAATTCATTACAACTTACAGACCTTCAAGAGGCAGTGCTAAACACCATAACCCAATATGGCAACAGAAATATAATTGTGAAAAAGCTGGAGGAAAAGGGTATAAAAAGACAAACAGCGTATACCTATATAAATCGTCTAAAAGAAAATGGATTAATCATTGAAAGGAATGGACAACTAAAAGTTTCCGGTAAAATATTTTATATAATATCCAAGTAG